The Infirmifilum lucidum DNA segment GTCTAGAGGCTTCTACAGCGAGGAGGACACGCCCAGCCCAGTGAACTACTACGGCCTGACGAAACTCCTGGGGGAAGAGGCAGTGCTTTCCGCCTGTGAGGGCCCTGTCGTCGTCCGGGTGAGCGGGCTCTATGGCTACTCCCCTGCGGGCAAGAGGAACTTCGGCTTCAACGTCTACGAGGCCCTGTCAAAGGGCCTGGAAGTGAGGGCCTTCTCAGACCAGTACCTCTCCCCCACGTACGTCGTCGAGCTTGCAAAGTCCCTCGAGAGGCTGGCTAGAGCAGATTTCTCGGGCGTACTCCACCTGGCGGGCGAGAGGATGTCCAGGTACGAGTTCGCACTACTAGTCGCCAGGACTGGGGGCTTCAGCGAAGAACGAGTCAGGCCTACAAGCCTGAAAGACGCGAAACTCACTGCCAGGAGACCTGTAGACAGTAGCCTGAACACGGAGAAGGCCAGGGCGCTGGGCCTTTCACTACCAGCTACTAGTGAGTGTGTAAGAATGTTCGTAGAGGACATGAAGAGGTGGCTCGGCTAGTGCCCATAAAGTCCGCCAGGAGGCTCGCTATACCAGATGTGATCCTAGTCGAGAACGCCATCTTCCCCGACGACAGGGGGTTCTTTACAGAGCTCTACAAGAGGACAGACTCCCTCGCCCACGGCATACCCTATGACTTCGTCCAGGTCAACTTGAGCTTCTCCAGGCGCGGCGTCGTGAGAGGCCTTCACTACCAGTTAAAACCCTTCGAGCAGGGCAAACTCGTCACAGTGGTAAGCGGCAGAGTCCTAGACGTAGCTGTAGACGTCAGGAAGGGGTCGCCGTGGTTCGGGAAACACGTCGTAGCGGAGCTCTACCCCGGCTTCGCCCTGTGGATCCCACCAGGCTTCGCGCACGGCTTCCAAGCCTTGGAGGATACCTACCTCTTATACCTGGTCACCAAGGAGTACAACAGGGAGGCAGAGAGGTGCATAAGGTGGGACGACTCAGAGCTGGGCATACAGTGGCCCCTGAGAGAGGAGGTAATTGTGAGCGAAAAAGACTCAAAATGCCCTCTCCTGAAGGAAGCCGAGACAAACTTCAACTACCCCATCTAAACCACTGGTTACACGGCAAGTAAGCATCCCGTGTCAGAGTACCGTTCATAGCCGGTACCCCATTCGCCAGAGGCCAGAGCCCTGTTAGCCTTAGGAAGCCTACTCGCCAGCACCACCCGTAAATCATCGCCGACGTTGAACCGCCGAGAAACATAGCCAGGGTCATACAGTCTTGTACGCTCTACTTTACCACATTGCAGGGTCGACTCCACCCCCAGCCTCTTCACGGCAGCCACACCAAGCGTCGGTTGCATACAGGGCACGTTTATCAGAAGACTTTGGGAAAGTTCATCCGTAAAATTTATATAGAGGGTGTTTAAAGTGTGGGTGTGGGAGTGGTAGTGGGAAGAGTGAAAATTGACAGTAAGTGGAGAGTTGTGCTACCTAGAGAAGTCAGGGAAGGGTTAAAGCCCGGCGACGAGGTTGTTGTCGAGCGTCTGGGGAGCACTATTGTCATGAGGAAGGCCAGTAGGGAGGAGCTTGTCAGGAAGTTCGAGGAGTTGAAGCTGTACGCGGGCAGGGGCGAGAACTGGGACGCTGAGGTAGGCAAGCACAGGTTTGGCGGTGTGAAGCATTGAGAGTCATCGACGCTGACATACTCTCGTACGCCCTACTCGAGAACCACATAGCAACACCCTACGCGAGGCCCATTCTTGTTAGAGCCCTCAAGGGAGAGCTTGAGGCCTATGTCCTCGACACAACCCTACTCGAGGCCTACCACACGCTGTACTGGTACTATAGAGTGCGCCCGCGCAGCGCCGTACTGGAGAAGCTGAGAATAGTAGCCGAGGGGCTAAACATCCTCTGCGCCTCCCCGCGGGGCCTGCTACTGGCCCTAGAGGAGGGCGTCCCCCCGGGAGACGGCCTCCTCGTCGCAACAGCGCTCCAGAACAGAATCCCCATCGTTGTCTCGGACGATAAGCACGTGAAAAGGCTTGCCGGGAAATACGGCCTGATATACGAGAACCCCATCCCAGAGGACGTCAAGGAGAAGATGGGCAAAGCTAACAGCCTACCTTAGCATCCCCTCCCGCCAGCTACTTGCCTCCTCCTGGGTGCGAGAGGAAAAGGGCTGATGGAGGCCCTGCCCAAAAGTTACGAGAAATTTTCGACATCTCGAAGGGCCTCGCGTCGTGGAGGTAACGCGGTGCAGACACCTTCTATCCCCCTCGAGCGGTATTCTAACTACGTCGACCTCTAGCTCAAGCGCCTCGAGTGCCGTGACGCTGGGCAAGCACCTGAGAAGGAGCTGGCTATAGTGTTTAGGACGATGAGTGCGACGTTTGCTTATGACGTAGGCGCGGGCCTGCTGAAAGGTTTTTTAATTTTTAGCGGTATGTCCATTGTATGAGGGAGGAGGCCGTTAGGTGGTTTGAACAGTGTTTGGCTGATTTGAGCACAGCCGAGGATTTGCTAAGGACGGCGCACTACTACGCGGCGGCGTTTTACTCCCAACAGGCCGCCGAGAAGGCGCTTAAGGCCCTCTTAATAGCTAGTGGAAAGGCGGTTAGAACTCATGACCTAGTCGAGATGCTGGACATTATTGAACGCGAGTTAAGAGTCAGCGTAGACGAAATTAGGGCTGACGCAAGCAAGCTGACCATACACTACGTCGTGTCGCGGTACCCAGACGCGGCGAACGCTGTGCCGGCTAGGATTTATAGTAGGGAGGACGCCGAGGACTTATTGAGGAGGGCTAGTAGGGTGGTTGAATGGGTAAGGCGGCATCTGCAGTGAAGAGCCAGGCGGCCATGTTGAAAAGGGCTAAGGCGTTCGTGGAGAAGTTGAAGGAAGAGTTCAAGATCGAGGAGGTCTACGTCGTGGGCTCCAGGGCTAGGGGCGACTACCTGGAGGACAGCGACATAGACCTAGTGATCATCTGCGACGAGATGAAGGGAGTTAGGTACATCGACAGGCTCAACATGATGTCCAAGTACCTAGAACCCGGCGTCGAGTTCCTCGTGCTCACGCGGGAGGAGTGGGAGAAGTCCACGTCGCCCTACATGCTCGAGATGAAGAAGGAAGCCAGGAGGCTGGACGACCTCCTGAGAGACTTGTCCTCTCAGCCCTAGGGTCGCCGCCGACAGCATAATCCTTGTGGTAACACTGTTCTCAATAGCCCAATCATTTCCGAGGAGAACAGAGCCCTTCTCAGCAGCCCAAGATAGCTCTGGATATAGTGTTTAGGACAATGAGTAGCTCGCTTAAGAAAAAGATGCTCGAGTTGCTGGAGAGGGACGTCGAGTTTAGGTACGCGGTGGCGGGGTACCTCGGCGTACTGGAGGTGCTGAAGAGGCTGGACAGCCTGGGGGAGGGGCAGGCCAAGATATGGGAGAACTTGAACAAACTGTGGGAGAACACGAATAAGCTATGGGAGGAAGTGAAGGCTTTGAGAGAAGACCAAAAGAAGCTGTGGGAGGAGCAGGGGAAGTTGAGAGACGATATTGGTAGGTTAGACAGGCATTTAGCCGCGTTGGGCGCTAGGTGGGGTATTATGATTGAGGGGGCTTTCAGAGAGGGCTTAAAGGGGCTGTTAAGCAGGGAGTTTGGAGCTAGTGTCGAAAAGTGGGAGTACATCGACAGGGAGGGCTACGTCTACGGCCGTGAAGCACCCGTTGAGGTCGGTATTGTCGTATCTGGTGGAAAAGTCATTGTAGTTGAGATCTCAGCGCACGTGAAGGCCTCCGACGTGCCGATATTCAAGAGAAAAGCTGAACTTTACGAGAAGGTTACTGGCAGGAAAGTTTCCAAGCTAGTGTTCGTCACGCCCTTCATCGACGACTACGCGAAACAGCTATGCCTAGCCTACGGGATAGAAGTTTATACAGCAGTCTAAACAGAGAACGGTTCAGAAGATTTGCCATCTTTAACACCTGGAGAACTACAGTAGAGAGCTAGAGGGGATCCACCCTGAACATAGCCATTACGGCCTCGTGTAACCTCTGAACCCGCTCGCCCCTGCCGGCACTACTTTGCCGACACGTGCCTGGATATTTCCAGCAGTACCTGGTGGATGCTAGACAGGAGCTTGTACAGGTCGTCGATCCTCTTACTCACTTCATCGATCCGCCTGCTAAACTCAACCGCCAGTGCATCGATCCTCTTGTTAGTCTCATCGACCCTCTTACTCACCTCATCTATCCGCTTGCCGAACTCGACGGTCAGAGCATCGATGCGCTTGTTGGTCTCGTCGATCCTCCTGCTGACCTCGCCCATCTGCCTGCTAAACTCAGCGGTTACAGCGTCGATGCGCTTGTTGGTCTCGTCGATCCTCCTGCTGACCTCGCCCATCTGCCTGCTAAACTCAACCGCCAGTGCATCGATCCTCTTGTTAGTCTCATCGACCCTCTTACTCACCTCATCTATCCGCTTGCCGAACTCGACGGTCAGAGCGTCGATGCGCTTGTTGGTCTCGTCGATCCTCCTGCTGACCTCGCCTATCTCGGCCCTCAACCGCGCCACTTCCTCCCTAACCTCTGCCCTTAATGCCCTCTGCTCCTCGACAATAGTGCCGAGGTACAGGAGGAAGATGTCCTCTGTGCTGAGCTTCTTACCCTCCTTAAGCTTGTCGACAACAGCCCTGACTGCCTCACTCAACGCAGCCGATACAACAGGCTCCACAACCAAACTCCTCCAAGGGGATATAAATGCCTAGCCCTGAAACTGCGGGCTACGGCCAACTTTCGATTGTAATAGCATTAGTAGCTCTGCCTCCCTGAGCGACCCCCTAACCACGTCGACCTCTAGCCCAAACGCCTCGAGCGCCGTGACGCCGAGCACGACTATTTCGTCCACCTCACCAAAGACCACGGGCACTGTCCTACGCCTGCCCATGAGCACAACTCCGGCCTCGCCGACGTCCCTCTCCACGTAGCCTCCGAAAGCCCTGAACCTCCTCCTCTCCAGGGGCTTCACGCCCAGCTTATCGAGTACCGACCTCGGTACCACCGTGTATATGACCCCAGTGTCTACTAAGCCCTCAACCTCAACCACGTCCCCCGGGTTCACGGGGTTATACACCCCAAACCTAACCCTTATGAAGCCCATCATCTCCAGTACCCGTGGTTCGCATATAAGGGCTTCTACGACTAAAAGCCAAGGTAGAACCTTAAAGGACTCTAACTATGCGTTTCAAGCTTTATACACGTCACTGACTTACCCAGCAAACGCCGTCGTCAGCTTTAGTAATATTAGAATATTGGGGGTTGAAAAAAGGTCTATGGATTATGAGGAAAAGCCTTCGGTTGTTGGGAAGCAAGAAGAAGATACCTATGTGTTGACGTTGTTAACTCCTGAAGTTATTGATGAGTTGATTTAGAGGTGTGAGTAACAGTTTTGAAGATAAAGGTTAAGGTATGTTATGGAAGACTAATGAACCTGTCCAATAAGGTTACATCCCCAATAAACTAGCAAGCCAGGCCGCTGCGAAATAGTCAAAACAGGCCTAGAGCAGGTAGAGCTCCGTCTTCTCCAGCTCCCCCGTCCTCGGATTGATCCTCAGCCCAAGCCTTTCCAGTGCCGTTACCCCGAGCAATGCGTCGATACCCTCTGGCAGCTTGAGGTCATCCCACACCTCCACGTCCCCGTATACGACGAGTCCCATAACCTCGATCTCCCCGCCCCCAAACCTAACCTTAACAAGCCTACCATCGGGCAACCTTCTCAGCCTCTCGTGCCTCAACTCAATACCCAAGCCCTCAATTGCCCTAGACGCCGTGATCAAATCGCCGTAAAACCCAGTATCGACTAAGGCCCTAAGCACAGCCTCGCGAGAGACACCGCGAACCTTAACCTCGACAACTACAGAGCCCATTGAGCAGCGGACGTGAACCCAGGATTTAAATCCTATCACACAGAGACTACCACAGTCGCGCCCGGCCTTGTCCACGCGGCTATGTCACAGTCGGGTCTCCTGAGACCCCGTTGCCAAATAAATAGCCTCTCAACGGCCTCCACTACCTCCTCGACAATGGGCAACACCCATCCCGTAGAGGACACGCCCAAATCCCCATAGGAGCCTCCTCAAGCCCAGTCTGGCACACTATAGCCACGGCGTCGAGGACATTCTGCAGGAAGGCGTAGAGCTCCTACCTGAGCGCCTCGCTCCTGGGCGGGTTCAAGCCCCTAGCCCTCCTGGCGCTGTTCAAGGCCTCGGCCAAAACCGCCTTTACCTCCACGGCTCAAAACTCCACGTGTCCTTTTATTTCCCTTGCTACCACCTGCCAGCGAACGTCACCGAGGCGCCCTTACAACTGCTCGTCCTCTGAGCCGGGAGAGGTGAGTGCGCCCGGAAAACTTGGTAGTAAAGGGGGTTACTGTCCCCTAATAGGGCGTTAAGAGGATCCAGGCCCCACGTACGATGGACTCAGGTACTCGCTTCTCAACCCTTCCTCAACGGCTACTTCGTGCAAGCGTTTGTCTCCGGTCATGAAATGTGCGGCGTTGACGTACTTAGCACTAGCTATCTGCAGGGCGTCGGCCTCGTATATGTGGTGTTTTTCGAGGAGCTTCCAGCTCTCCTTGAGGACGCCGATCTTCAACGGGATTACTAGGGCAAGACCCAGCTTTACCATCCTCCTGGCCTCGAGCACGAACCTCCTCCTGGCCAACTCGTAAGCCTCGCCGCTTAGCCTGCCAGAGGCCCTGGCGCGGTCTAGAGCGCCCAGGACTTCGCCGATATTCCATACACTGTAGGATAGAACTAGCTCCCCGGAGTAGGCCTTCAGGAAGACCTCCCTGACTCTACTGCTCCCAGGCTCCCTGACGTACCTCTTCAACACGGCACTGCTGTCAAGATACACTACCTGACCTACCATCCCTCAAAACCCTGACCAGCTCGCTTACTAAGCCGCTTGGCTCCACTGGTTCAAAATCTACCTCATAGTCCTCGGAGCTGACTAGCTCCGATACCGCCCTGAGAAGAGCCTCGCCGAGCAACTCGTCCCTGATAACGTCCTCGAGGAGCCTACTCACCTCCACGCCCCTGCTCCTCGCGTATCTCTTGAAGCTCTCCCATAGCTCCCTATCCACGTAGATGCTGGTCTTTGCCTTAGCCACCTCCACCACCTCCTATACCAATAATACCGATGAAAGTATAAAAAGTTGTCCAAGTAAAGCTAGTAGCTTGCCCCCGAGTTAGACGGCCTTACCGCTATACGGAGATTTTGATAAAAATAGCAACACTCTTCACTTGAGGAATGATAAAATGCGCAGACAAGCTAGAACGTTAAACGGCGAGTAACGCCCCCGTCTTCCCAAGCTGCCTTGTTACCGGGTCTACCTCGAGCCTGAGACCCTCCAGCGCGTCTACTCCGAGAACCTCCGCATCGCCCTCTTCCGCGAAGACCACTACCCGCGTCGCCTTCTCCCCCATACACTCCACCCCTAAACCTCCACCTAGTCACGGGCTTCACGCCTATAGCCTCCAAGCGGCTACGCTTGACCCAGGTATAACTCGAGCCAGTGTCTACAACTAACTCGAGGCCCATGCAAGCCTTCACATCACTGGGGTTGCATATCCTCACATTAGCTATAGTGTGGCCTAGGAGCATGCACCCGTGTAGAGTTATACCCGCTAATTCTAAAGCTTTCCCCCGCGTGGCATGCTGCCTACAGTGCTATAGATCCCCGACCCCCCAAGCCCGAGTTGCCGGGAGTACCGGTACAAAGCAGATAGCTCGGCTGAGCCCTCGACAGCCCTAGACGATGCTACAGGAGTTTAACAGCGCCTATGTTTTCCGTGCCCATGAGCGCCTTAAAGGACATTAGTTTAGAAGAGGCGCCCTTAAACGCGAGAATGCCCGGCTAATTGTTAAACTTCAGGGCATCCCGGGCTAGGAACACGTACATTAGAAGTTCCTTATAAAGCCACGACTCAGAGGAATGCCTGAGGCTCAATAAAAACTTTTTAACTTTTGAGTCTGGATTCCTCGGAGTTAAAGTGGGGCGTGTATACTTAATTCCCGTGGCTTCACCGTTGCACGACCCCCAAGCAGTTAACGAGGTCTTAAACCAGTATGTGGGAGCCCTTGGAAAACACGTTGATAAAGTCTCTAAGATCGTGACTTCTGAAGGAGAACTAAGCAACGTAGGCGTAACCGGCGAAGACCTAGCCCTAGTCGCCGTGCTGACGGGCGGCAGTGAAAACTTGATAGTTAGGGTGTCTGACCTCGCCGGCTATACAGTGCTATTACCCCACAAGACTATGAATAGCTTGCCAGCCTCTCTAGAGGCGTACGCCACGCTAACCGCGTCAGGCAAGCGGTCTTCGCTAATCGTAGAGTGGCCTCCGAGCGGCAAAGTCCTCGACTTCATTAATGCCTGGAGAGCCGCGTCAAGGCTCTCCAGCTTGAAGTTAGGGCTTATCGGAGAGCCCTCGCCTTGGCTGACCTACAGCTCGGGAACCGAAGTTGAGAGCAGGCTGAAAGAGCTCTTCAGCAACATGGAGTTCGTCAGGGTAGATCTCGAGAAACTCTACGAAGAGGCGGGCAGGGTTCCCGACTCAGAAGTTCCAAGTCTAGTTGAGAACGTGTTTAGAGGTGCTACGAGGAGCTCCGTAGCTAGGGAAGAGCTCGTGAAACCTCTCAAGATATACCTAGCTTTAAAGAGCATAATTAGTAGCTACGGGCTAGACGCTATAACGATAAGGTGCTTCGACGTGATTAAAGAGCTAAAGACCACCGCCTGCCTGCCGCTAGCCCTATTGAACTCCGAGGGCTTCACCGCAGGATGTGAAGGCGATCTACCGGCAGTCGTAACAATGTACCTAGCTTCTAAGCTAAGCAACGCGCCTGTCTTCATGGGCAACTTAGCCTGGGCTGAAGGCAATGAAGTTCTAATGGCCCACTGCACCATAGCCTTAAAGCTTACCAGCGCTTACGAGCTAAAAACGCACTTCGAGTCCGGCCTAGGCGTAGGCATAGCTGGTCTCATACCCGAAGGCTCTAGAGTAACTATGGCCAGGTTAGACCCCATAACTAAGACCTTGAGGTTCGCCGTGGGCACGGTAACTTCAGGAGTTCCTTCAAGCACTCAACACTGCAGGACTCAAGTTAGGATAAGACTTGACGCTGACTCGAAGAACTTAACAGAGCATCCTATAGGTAACCACTACGTTCTAGCGTTCAAGGACATTTCGGACAGGCTCAGATACGTCGCTGAAATACTTGGTTTAGCTGCCGATTGATGTATCAGTGTAATAGCCCCCCCCCATCAACGTCTCCTAAAAGTCATTAAAGTCATTCCAGCAAATTCGCTTGACCAAACTTTCTAAAAAGCAACGTCCAATAAAAGACTGGCTAGTACGTTTCCCTAGTAAGCTTCGACGTCAGAAGCCTACCCGCACGCCTGCTCGCCAAGGCCCTGACGAGGTTCACGGAGGTAGACCTTGCGAGCCCGTCCTCGAATATCTTCCTGAGCAGGAGCCCCGCCCACGCGCCGGCCGGGATCCTGTAGGGCACCCTAATCCCGGCGCTCTCCACCAGCCTGTTCAGCCTCATGGCGTACTCCAGGGCCGGCTCGCACTTCAGCTCCTCCGCCAGCCTCCTGGTCTCTCCCGTGGCCCACTTCTTGACCGTGTAGTAGTCGTTCAGCGTGTACAGCTTCTCCTTGTAGACGGCGTGGGCCGCCGCCACCAGTGCCTCGGCATACGTGCTCAGGCTCCTCACCTCCACGCCGCCATACTCCGCCAGGCCCGCGTGCTCCAGGAGCCTCTGGCCGTCCATCAGTATGGCACCGCCCAGGCTCGGGTGCACGTACAAGTCCACTACAGACCCGCCCCTCACCAAGGTCACGCAGTAGGGGTCTTTGACGGCAACCTCAAAGCCCAGGCTGATAAGCCGCTTGGCTGCTTGGACAGCCTGGCCCGCCCTGACGAGGAGGTCTACGTCTGCCGGGACGTACGCTACGGGCTTAACGAGCTTGAAGAAAGCGTAGTCAAGGCCCCTTAAAGCCCCCGCAATGAGCTGGACAGTCCTCACCCTCTCCTTCAGGCTATTCTCCTGCGCCTCCCTCAAATGGTTCTGGACGTTTAAAGCCCTTAAAACGTGGAGGAGGATCTTATTCCTCCTGGCGTGCTCAATAAGGACATCCAGGTCGCCCAGCCGGACACCCCTACCCTCCAGCACGGCGATCAAAGCCTCCTCAACACCTCTCTTCTCTCTATCATCAGCATGTTTCCAAGTACTTATACTCATCTACTCATCATATAAGTAGAAGTCTCCTTTGTAATACATGAGCCTCCCTAATATCTCCTATTTAATTAATAAATCTTTTAGACCCTTAAGGAAAACATATAATGCCTCTCTGAAGGATTTCCTCTTCAAAATATAATTTGCCAATGTTCGTTCTTTGATAGCTAAAGCCATAGCTATCAAATTTAATTCTTTCTCACTTAATTCATTATAAAATGCTGAACACATCGCATGCAATGTCTTTATTTCTCTATCTATACTGAAAATAAATTTATCGAAGGAAAAATCCTTTGAAAAGGTTAAGTTCGAGTCATGAGCTCTATAAAAAGGAGAAGTTTCTTCTACATATTTTGTTCGAAATTTTTTTAGACAAACAAAACCTAACAACCAATCTTCGTAAATCCAATCGTAATATCTTGAAGTTAGATATCTATATGAGATATCTATATAATAATTGGCTACTTTTCTAGAAATTAAAATACTACTTATATCTATATAATTACCTTTGATTATCTTTTCAGGTTTAAGATAATCCTTTGGTACTCGTACTAGCTTTCCGATTACAACGCCATTCTTATCAAATACTGTAGGATTTGTGAAGCAACAGTCATAATTAACGCAATTTTCAACCATCTTTGAAATATAGTTAGAGGGATATATGTTGTCATAATCTAAGAAAAAAATTAGGTCACCGGAGGCTAATTCTAAACCTTTTAACATAGCTCTATAGGCGGACATATGTCTATGAACATAAATTTTTAAATCGATATTTTTAGATTGAAACTTGAAATTTTTAAGCCTTTCCAGGATTTCATCAGTTTCAGACCCACGATCATAAAGTAATAACGTTTCTATCTTACCTTTAAAATCTTGTGAGTCAATTGATTGAAGTGCATCGAATACATAGTTATTTGGATTATAAGTTCTTATAATAATTGAAATTTTCTGAAAATCACCTTCCATTATTAATCACCCTGAATTACTATATATTATCTTTGGCTTTTATAAATAAGTAACTTTGAATGGTAAAGCCAAAGCATATCTTCACATTAGCTATGGTGTGGTTTAACGATGAACACCTAATATAAAAATCGCATTTACAACTTTTAAAGCTTTCCATACTCTTCCCTCATACGACACATTCTATCTGCCGGTTCAATTCTGTAGCATATTCTAGGGCTGGCTTATATTTTAGCTCCTCTGCCAATCTTATGGTTTCACTTGTAGCCCATTTTTTGACAGTATAATAATCATTTAGTGTGTATAACTTTTCCTTGTATATAGCGTGAGCAGCCGCTATTAGGGCTTCAGCATAAGCGCTCAAGCTTCTTATCTCTATACCCTCATATTCCATTAAGCTCGTATGCTCTAAGAGCTTTTGACCGTCCAATAATATGGCACCACCTAAGCTTGGATGCACATATAAGTCTACTATAGACTCGCCCCTTACCAAAGTTATACAATAGGGATCTTTAACTACAACCTTATAGCCTAAACTAATAAGCTGCTTAGCCGCATAAACAGCTTGACTCGCCTTGATAAGAAGGTCTATATCTGCTGGAACATACACTACAGGCTTAACAAGCTTAAAGAAAGCATAATCATAACCCTTTAAAACCTTTGTGATGAGCTGAACTGTCCTTACTCTCTCCTTTAGACTATTCTCCTGTAACTCTCTCAAAGAATTTTGAATGTTTAACACCCTTAAAATCTGAAGAAGAACCTTATTCTTATTGGCATATTCAATGAGAACTTCTAGGTTATTTAACTGAACATTCTTACCATCCAACATAGCAATCAAAACCCCCTCAACACTATCCATCGAACCCACTTTAGCAAAAACAAGAGTTTAGAAGGGAAAATTCAAGCAGAGATGCTGAAAACCTACTAGCCATCTATATATTACCCAACGACTTTCCCAACTTATGAACACTGCTTTACTAAGTCATATAAGATTCTAGCAGACTCCGCTACAGTCTTTCCCGTCGTATCTATTACTTGTGCATTTATAGCTTTAGCTATTTTATCGTACAGCTCAAGCTGCTTAACTATGAACCCAGAACCCACATCATTCCTCCTCTTAGCCAGCTCGGCTTCAGACGCCCTCACATAAACTTTAACACTCGCCTTCTCCGACAACGCTAACAGGAACCTCGCCTCCAAACTCCTCAAATAGCTTACGTCTCTTGTAGTAAGTGAAACCCAGACTATGAAGTCAGGCAAATACCTCTCAGCTATCACACAATAGCCGAGCAATCTGGGCAAAATAAACCTTGAAAGAATAACTGGGATAACGGACGCGAACTCCAAGAGCTGCCACAACCTCCTCATCTTCCGGGGAATAGAAATATTGTAGTACGGGTTGTCGCGGCCCCTAAAAGCCCAAAACCTGGACAGAAAAACGGCAAGCAAGGAGGCGAGCGTGTGGGTGCCCCTCATCCAGGAAACTCTAACCCTAAAACCCCTCCGGGTAAGCACTTCAGCGAGAACCCTGGCCAAACTACTCTTACCAGAGCCATCGGGGCCAAAAAGGCAAATTATCATATTCCACCATCTTGTTACCTATTCCTTTAGCAGCCAATAACACAAAGACTTCAAAACAGACTGTCAAAGAATGAGGTCTTCAGTTTGTAAAGACGTAGAGACTGCATGCCTTCATATCTGACCATTTCAAAGCATTAGTGATATACCCAAACTATTCAGGAGAAATATTTCTAGCGCTCAAAGACTAGAAATCCACTTGTAATTCTTCCACGAGTTTTACGATCTTTTTATCCACATATTCATGGAGCTTCCTGATTAAGACTAAGTACGGTATCGCTAGATGAAGGGGTATTCTGACTATTGGCGCCCTGTATAAATCTATATCTTCGCCGAGTATGGACAGTATTTTTCCCATCCTTCTACCCATTAAGTATGCTTTATATTGAGAGTATATTAACTGTTTGCATTCTTTGGCTGGAATACCATAGCATGCCACTGGTGAAAAGCTTCTCAGTGCCAAGAGGCTGACTAA contains these protein-coding regions:
- a CDS encoding (d)CMP kinase, yielding MIICLFGPDGSGKSSLARVLAEVLTRRGFRVRVSWMRGTHTLASLLAVFLSRFWAFRGRDNPYYNISIPRKMRRLWQLLEFASVIPVILSRFILPRLLGYCVIAERYLPDFIVWVSLTTRDVSYLRSLEARFLLALSEKASVKVYVRASEAELAKRRNDVGSGFIVKQLELYDKIAKAINAQVIDTTGKTVAESARILYDLVKQCS
- a CDS encoding nucleotidyltransferase family protein, translated to MDSVEGVLIAMLDGKNVQLNNLEVLIEYANKNKVLLQILRVLNIQNSLRELQENSLKERVRTVQLITKVLKGYDYAFFKLVKPVVYVPADIDLLIKASQAVYAAKQLISLGYKVVVKDPYCITLVRGESIVDLYVHPSLGGAILLDGQKLLEHTSLMEYEGIEIRSLSAYAEALIAAAHAIYKEKLYTLNDYYTVKKWATSETIRLAEELKYKPALEYATELNRQIECVV